A region of Streptomyces liliifuscus DNA encodes the following proteins:
- a CDS encoding HIT family protein: MIPDPPQAQSAHSPASSAWPTDFTAHRVGAGCPMCQNDFDADDIGWGLLVRRGEVSNAYLWRSGHVRGYAVVIYTGRHIAEPTELDEEETAAFWRDVLALGRAVEALYEPLKMNYLLLGNQIPHAHWHCVPRREAGTDPAPGGPLPFDALDLGQQDEEQLQADARALRQLLHPSGHPGAPR; encoded by the coding sequence ATGATCCCCGACCCCCCTCAGGCCCAGTCCGCGCACTCGCCAGCCAGCAGCGCCTGGCCAACGGACTTCACCGCGCACCGGGTCGGCGCTGGCTGCCCGATGTGCCAGAACGACTTCGACGCCGACGACATCGGCTGGGGCCTGCTTGTACGGCGCGGGGAGGTCAGCAACGCCTACCTGTGGCGCAGCGGCCACGTCCGCGGGTATGCCGTCGTGATCTACACCGGCCGTCATATCGCCGAACCCACCGAGCTGGACGAGGAGGAGACGGCCGCCTTCTGGCGCGACGTCCTGGCCCTGGGCCGCGCGGTGGAGGCGCTCTACGAGCCGCTGAAGATGAACTACCTGCTGCTGGGGAACCAGATCCCGCACGCCCACTGGCACTGCGTTCCGCGACGTGAAGCCGGAACGGATCCAGCGCCGGGCGGCCCGCTCCCCTTCGACGCGCTCGATCTCGGACAGCAGGACGAGGAGCAGTTGCAGGCCGATGCCCGAGCACTGCGCCAGCTGCTGCATCCCTCCGGCCACCCGGGGGCGCCGCGATGA